A genomic region of Ornithorhynchus anatinus isolate Pmale09 chromosome 7, mOrnAna1.pri.v4, whole genome shotgun sequence contains the following coding sequences:
- the MAIP1 gene encoding m-AAA protease-interacting protein 1, mitochondrial, whose protein sequence is MALAARLLRMRLPLAGGRSFSRPRRPVPPPARSGGGGGGGEEGRGGGEGRGEGEGRGGGGRVVALGVRSPLLWLRTRLRAALVRASCDPDFSIARFSAAATQAFAHVSKLLSQCKFDLLEELVNKEVLQVVKDKVSALPDLQKTALAAEPDQIVYSTAGDISITYDDQGRKFVNILMCFWYLTSADLPDEVPSGAKVFRIKLGDDTTKFKQLLSANYEFQREFTQGVEPDWIISRIEHSKLLE, encoded by the exons ATGGCGCTGGCGGCGAGGCTGCTGCGCATGCGCCTGCCGCTGGCCGGCGGCCGGTCCTTTTCCCGGCCTCGCAggcccgtcccgcccccggcgcggagcgggggaggaggaggaggaggagaagaaggaagaggaggaggagaaggaagaggagaaggagaaggaagaggagggggaggccgtGTGGTGGCTCTGGGGGTGCGGAGCCCCCTGCTGTGGCTGCGCACCCGCCTCCGCGCCGCCCTCGTCCGCGCCTCCTGCGACCCGGATTTCTCCATCGCCCGCTTCTCCGCCGCCGCCACGCAG GCTTTTGCTCACGTGTCCAAGCTGCTATCCCAGTGTAAATTTGATTTGTTGGAAGAGCTTGTGAACAAGGAG GTCCTGCAAGTGGTGAAGGACAAGGTGTCCGCCCTGCCCGACCTCCAGAAGACGGCACTGGCCGCCGAGCCCGACCAAATAGTCTACTCCACCGCCGGCGACATCTCCATCACCTACGACGACCAGG GCAGGAAGTTTGTGAACATCCTGATGTGCTTCTGGTATCTAACCAGCGCCGACCTGCCCGACGAGGTGCCCAGCGGAGCCAAGGTCTTCCGGATCAAGCTGGGGGACGACACCACCAAATTCAAACAGCTGCTCAGCGCTAACTACGA GTTTCAGAGGGAGTTTACCCAAGGAGTGGAGCCAGACTGGATCATTTCGAGGATCGAACACTCAAAGTTGTTGGAATGA
- the TYW5 gene encoding tRNA wybutosine-synthesizing protein 5 isoform X1 → MSRRVPVSRLEGVTRDQFLQLIYPQRKPVVLRGLELGPCTTRWTAPDYLCRAGGRVPVKIHVSAGPQMDFISKNFVYRTLPFDTFVQRAAEEKHASFFISEDERYYLRSLGDDPRKDAADVRKQFPSLAGDIEIPEFFEKERFFSSVFRISSPGLQLWTHYDVMDNLLIQVTGKKRVVLFSPRDAEYLYLSGGKSAVLDVDDPDLERFPLFSKARRYECSLEGGDVLFIPALWFHNVISEEFGVGVNVFWKHLPADCYDKSDPYGNRDPTAASRAVRILDRALKTLGELPEEYRDFYGRQMVLRVRDKAYSTKFE, encoded by the exons ATGTCGCGGCGGGTCCCCGTGTCCCGGCTGGAGGGCGTCACGCGCGACCAGTTCTTGCAGCTCATCTACCCGCAG AGGAAGCCGGTGGTGCTgcgggggctggagctggggccttGCACGACGCGGTGGACGGCGCCGGATTATCtgtgccgggccgggggccgcgtccCGGTGAAGATCCACGTGTCCGCCGGGCCGCAGATGGATTTCATCAGTAAGAACTTTGTGTATAG AACTTTGCCTTTCGACACGTTCGTCCAGCGCGCGGCGGAAGAGAAGCACGCCAGCTTCTTCATTTCCGAG GATGAGAGATACTACCTGCGATCCCTCGGCGACGACCCCCGGAAA GACGCGGCCGACGTCAGAAAGCAGTTCCCCTCGTTGGCGGGAGACATCGAGATCCCCGAATTTTTTGAGAAGGAGCGGTTCTTTTCCAGCGTGTTCCGGATCAGCTCTCCGGGACTCCAGCTGTGGACCCACTATGAC GTGATGGATAATCTCTTAATCCAAGTGACGGGGAAAAAACGGGTCGTTCTCTTCAGTCCTCGAGACGCCGAGTATTTGTATTTATCAG GTGGCAAATCCGCGGTGCTCGACGTGGACGACCCCGACCTGGAGAGATTCCCTCTGTTTTCGAAGGCCAGGAGGTACGAATGTTCCCTGGAAGGCGGCGACGTGCTCTTCATTCCCG CTCTCTGGTTCCATAACGTCATTTCGGAGGAGTTCGGAGTGGGCGTGAACGTCTTCTGGAAGCACCTGCCCGCCGACTGCTACGATAAGTCCGACCCCTACGGGAACCGAGACCCCACGGCGGCCTCGAGGGCCGTGCGGATCCTGGACCGGGCCCTGAAGACCCTCGGCGAACTCCCCGAAGAATACAGGGACTTTTACGGCCGCCAGATGGTTTTACGCGTTCGGGACAAGGCCTACAGCACCAAGTTCGAATGA
- the TYW5 gene encoding tRNA wybutosine-synthesizing protein 5 isoform X2, translating to MSRRVPVSRLEGVTRDQFLQLIYPQRKPVVLRGLELGPCTTRWTAPDYLCRAGGRVPVKIHVSAGPQMDFISKNFVYRTLPFDTFVQRAAEEKHASFFISEDERYYLRSLGDDPRKVMDNLLIQVTGKKRVVLFSPRDAEYLYLSGGKSAVLDVDDPDLERFPLFSKARRYECSLEGGDVLFIPALWFHNVISEEFGVGVNVFWKHLPADCYDKSDPYGNRDPTAASRAVRILDRALKTLGELPEEYRDFYGRQMVLRVRDKAYSTKFE from the exons ATGTCGCGGCGGGTCCCCGTGTCCCGGCTGGAGGGCGTCACGCGCGACCAGTTCTTGCAGCTCATCTACCCGCAG AGGAAGCCGGTGGTGCTgcgggggctggagctggggccttGCACGACGCGGTGGACGGCGCCGGATTATCtgtgccgggccgggggccgcgtccCGGTGAAGATCCACGTGTCCGCCGGGCCGCAGATGGATTTCATCAGTAAGAACTTTGTGTATAG AACTTTGCCTTTCGACACGTTCGTCCAGCGCGCGGCGGAAGAGAAGCACGCCAGCTTCTTCATTTCCGAG GATGAGAGATACTACCTGCGATCCCTCGGCGACGACCCCCGGAAA GTGATGGATAATCTCTTAATCCAAGTGACGGGGAAAAAACGGGTCGTTCTCTTCAGTCCTCGAGACGCCGAGTATTTGTATTTATCAG GTGGCAAATCCGCGGTGCTCGACGTGGACGACCCCGACCTGGAGAGATTCCCTCTGTTTTCGAAGGCCAGGAGGTACGAATGTTCCCTGGAAGGCGGCGACGTGCTCTTCATTCCCG CTCTCTGGTTCCATAACGTCATTTCGGAGGAGTTCGGAGTGGGCGTGAACGTCTTCTGGAAGCACCTGCCCGCCGACTGCTACGATAAGTCCGACCCCTACGGGAACCGAGACCCCACGGCGGCCTCGAGGGCCGTGCGGATCCTGGACCGGGCCCTGAAGACCCTCGGCGAACTCCCCGAAGAATACAGGGACTTTTACGGCCGCCAGATGGTTTTACGCGTTCGGGACAAGGCCTACAGCACCAAGTTCGAATGA